The following are encoded together in the Echeneis naucrates chromosome 9, fEcheNa1.1, whole genome shotgun sequence genome:
- the LOC115049167 gene encoding immediate early response gene 5-like protein has product MECAFDAQNLISISLRKIQSSRTQRGGIKLHKNLLVTYVLRNARQFYMSKNLSQTQRTHQYEDVAAVRERQEYLELTGSFAELADDFYCNFTGVESDTWHCGAHQPSGQPAEVAHQDASACAMVSPNDSELMVSEACWSCADKSSWELPIPNTQANQKTVLDLDTHVVTTVTNGYFHSDCCAQPKQPQGAQCYGKKRKMDTTYHIVDPEFYLPDFGPVPCKRMRTDDDSYSDSDQLDSTNISNLISVLGSGGLSEFVSWQQTDLEQIFAAQTICLKHTLLTGSGWTRAIEAF; this is encoded by the coding sequence ATGGAGTGTGCATTTGACGCACAGAATCTGATCTCCATTTCTTTGAGGAAAATCCAAAGCTCCAGGACGCAGAGAGGAGGCATCAAGCTCCACAAGAACTTACTGGTAACGTACGTACTGAGAAATGCCAGGCAGTTTTACATGAGCAAAAACTTGTCGCAGACGCAGAGGACGCACCAGTATGAGGACGTAGCCGCGGTCCGCGAAAGGCAAGAATACCTCGAATTGACCGGGAGCTTTGCGGAGTTGGCCGATGACTTCTACTGCAACTTTACTGGGGTTGAGTCGGACACTTGGCACTGCGGAGCGCACCAGCCGAGCGGCCAGCCTGCAGAGGTGGCGCACCAAGACGCGTCTGCCTGCGCAATGGTTTCACCAAATGACTCTGAGCTCATGGTTTCGGAAGCCTGTTGGAGTTGTGCGGACAAATCCTCCTGGGAGTTACCTATCCCAAACACACAAGCCAACCAAAAGACTGTCCTGGACTTGGACACGCATGTGGTGACTACTGTCACGAACGGATACTTCCACTCAGACTGTTGCGCGCAGCCAAAACAGCCGCAGGGCGCGCAGTGCTACGGTAAAAAGCGGAAGATGGACACAACTTATCATATTGTTGACCCAGAGTTTTATTTGCCAGACTTTGGGCCGGTGCCATGTAAGAGAATGAGGACTGATGATGATTCATATTCAGACTCGGACCAGTTGGACAGCACAAACATCTCCAACCTGATCTCGGTGTTGGGCTCAGGTGGACTATCTGAGTTTGTGAGTTGGCAGCAGACGGACCTTGAGCAAATATTCGCCGCTCAAACAATTTGTTTAAAACATACACTGTTGACAGGCAGCGGCTGGACCAGAGCAATCGAAGCATTTTGA